The following are from one region of the Mustela lutreola isolate mMusLut2 chromosome 9, mMusLut2.pri, whole genome shotgun sequence genome:
- the LOC131807891 gene encoding cytochrome c oxidase subunit 4 isoform 2, mitochondrial isoform X1: MFFRAAWSLVLRKTGPGMRGTHGPGSAAHREGKMPPYTNYHAQRSYPMPDEPFCTELNAEQRALKEKEKGSWTQLSHAEKVALYRLQFHETFAEMNRRSNEWKTVMGCVFFFFGFTALMIWWQRVYVFPRKPITLTDEWKAQQLQRILDMKGNPVQGLASQWDYEKKEWKK, from the exons atgttctTCAGAGCTGCCTGGAGCTTGGTGCTGAGGAAAACAGGACCTGGGATGCGGGGGACCCACGGCCCAGGAAGCGCTG CCCACCGCGAGGGGAAGATGCCGCCCTACACCAACTACCATGCCCAGCGCTCCTACCCCATGCCTGATGAGCCCTTCTGCACAGAGCTCAATGCTGAGCAGCGGGCcctgaaggagaaggagaagggcagCTGGACCCAGCTGAGCCACGCCGAGAAGGTGGCCT tGTACCGCCTTCAGTTCCATGAGACCTTCGCAGAGATGAACCGTCGCTCCAACGAGTGGAAGACAGTGATgggctgtgttttcttcttttttggattCACAGCTCTGATGATTTGGTGGCAGCGGGTCTATG TGTTTCCAAGGAAGCCCATCACCCTGACAGATGAGTGGAAGGCCCAACAGCTCCAGCGTATCCTGGATATGAAGGGCAACCCCGTGCAAGGCCTGGCCTCCCAGTGGGACTATGAGAAGAAGGAGTGGAAGAAGTGA
- the LOC131807891 gene encoding cytochrome c oxidase subunit 4 isoform 2, mitochondrial isoform X2 yields the protein MRGTHGPGSAAHREGKMPPYTNYHAQRSYPMPDEPFCTELNAEQRALKEKEKGSWTQLSHAEKVALYRLQFHETFAEMNRRSNEWKTVMGCVFFFFGFTALMIWWQRVYVFPRKPITLTDEWKAQQLQRILDMKGNPVQGLASQWDYEKKEWKK from the exons ATGCGGGGGACCCACGGCCCAGGAAGCGCTG CCCACCGCGAGGGGAAGATGCCGCCCTACACCAACTACCATGCCCAGCGCTCCTACCCCATGCCTGATGAGCCCTTCTGCACAGAGCTCAATGCTGAGCAGCGGGCcctgaaggagaaggagaagggcagCTGGACCCAGCTGAGCCACGCCGAGAAGGTGGCCT tGTACCGCCTTCAGTTCCATGAGACCTTCGCAGAGATGAACCGTCGCTCCAACGAGTGGAAGACAGTGATgggctgtgttttcttcttttttggattCACAGCTCTGATGATTTGGTGGCAGCGGGTCTATG TGTTTCCAAGGAAGCCCATCACCCTGACAGATGAGTGGAAGGCCCAACAGCTCCAGCGTATCCTGGATATGAAGGGCAACCCCGTGCAAGGCCTGGCCTCCCAGTGGGACTATGAGAAGAAGGAGTGGAAGAAGTGA